From the genome of Lonchura striata isolate bLonStr1 chromosome 18, bLonStr1.mat, whole genome shotgun sequence:
agAACCCACACCAGGGATGGCTGCAGGGACCTCTCCATGGTGCAGCTCACGATGCTGGAATAAAAAATTTATTCCCCACATTCCCAAGAGCCACATGGGTTTAAGGGGCATCAAGCAGGACATGGAGGGACATGGAGCCAcctctgtcctgcagccaggatgGGTCAGAGGTGGAGAGAAGGATGCCCCATCCTCCAGCTTCCACCATCCCTGGACTCCCACCACGCCCTGGATGAGTCACGGGTGGGAATCCCTTGGGTGGGATTCTGGATCCTGGGAAGTCAGGCACCAGCCCCAAGCCCACCCCCACATCCCCCACGTGTCCTCTCCTTGCAGACACAAGGTGATCAGTCAAAGCTTGGGCTCCTGAAGTCTCTTCCAGCCTGTAACAAGTCTGGGATTCTCCATGGGATAACCATGGGATCTGGGCACTTGGAGAGCCACAGACCCAAGGGCTGGCCCAACACCCCTGAGCTCCACCtatggatattctcagttcaggcagagagaaaaagagagttTTCTAACCAGGCTGGACCTGGGAAAAAGTCGGgaaggaatgtaaataattctctacCTCTcctgttgttcacattgtttgtAGATCCGTTCTGCCACCGTGCGCCATTCAGAGCGCACCAATGGTGggagatgtttttactttaaggcCAATGAAATGAATCTGCTCTGTAAAAAGAGCCACGCACTTCAAATAAATCAGTCGAGCTCTATTCATCGAGCTCCATCATtgccatcctgcctcaacagcgacgTCCGCCCACAACGGGGACACCGCCACGGCCGCTGGGCAGCTCCGGCTGCGCCAGGGCTCCGGAGGAAGCCCAGCTGGTGgctccaggtgagctccagCCCGGAGCCATGCCCGGCTCACTCACAGCTTGACGAAGGGGTCCGAGTATCCGTTGGCGTCCATGGCGGCCAGGTGCACGCAGCGCACGATGCCCACGACGAGCCCGCCCTGCTGGGTGCTGTACATGAGGGACACCAGGATCTTCCCGCGCTCCTCCACGTCCCCGCCGCGATCCACCTGCGGGAGGAGCCGCCAGAGGAAAGCTcggagggatgggatgggtaTCGGGGAAGGTGGGAGATAATGCACACAAGGGATGGTGGAAAGGACACGGGTGGTGGTGTTACAGGACACgcgaaagcacgacgcgagccgcctgctatttgcaaggtaaaggagaaggtttattttttgattctaacttttatacttttctagaggtgacagtggattggagagtgaatgggccacctctccaaagacactggacaaaccaccagtataTCAAGTTTCTTTACccctatgaaggaatgcaaaacaatgtgttgtttatagaaattgtgtgggaaagttttctaacagaatgtaaactcagaaggctttagaaaatcttaaggaTCAGGGCGACAGGGTGGAGCTTGTCCTGCTCCAAGGACTCACCTCCTCTTCGTACAAGGCCATCCCACGGGATGCGCCGGTTGTTCCAGTGCGTTTCGTCTGGGGTGGGAAAGGGACAAGGAGATGTCATGAATGCCCGGGAGAGGCAGCATcccacagcaaaaaaaacctgggaatgcatgcagctcagctcctgccctgcactCCAAAGTGGGAGTGCCTCAGGAATGTCCATCTGCTCCACCAACCCCCGTCCCAGCGGATTCAACAGGTGACAGAGCAATCTGTCCCCTCCTCCACGGTGACATCCATCAGCAGGGGATGGCAAAGCCAACAGGAGCAGGCCCTGGAGTCACTTCCCATGGATTCCCACCAGGCTCTGATCTCCTGGCCTTGGGATGTCACATCAGCCCAGGTGGGAATGCAACTCCGAACGGTGCCGGGGAagccaggcacctccagcccctccagcccatccctgcatccctcagGTGGCATTTCCAAGGAAATGGCAGGAATTCCCAAGGAAATGGCAGGAATTCCCAAGGAAATGGCAGGAATGGAAAGAATTTTCTCGGACACTCACTGGTATTACTCTCTCCAGGCAGATgttgaagttttttttctggttggcTTTGAGTTTTTTCAAGGCAACTCTGGTTTCTCCGATGAACTCGTTGTGGCCAAATTTGTCCTCGTCACACACGGAGATcctggagggaagagggaaaggaGAACATGACTGGGCTGGAGCAGTCCAgagccaaacccatccctgcaGGGGCACTGCTAGGgggagggaaaacaaagcaaatctCCTCCAAACCCACCCTTGATCTGGATTTCCTCTGACCAAAAGCCACCACCCCCAAATTTCTggtttgccaaaaaaaaaaaaaaggaaaaaaaatcaacatttttaatatttgctttGTGATGGGGCAAGAATCAAGAGGTGGAAGTTTTCTGAGGGAGGAAAGAGCCATAAATTTTAAGTGATATGTAtatggactttttttttctgggctaCTGTCAAATCAGCAGAGATGCACGTCTCTATGATGATAAAAATTGTAGCGTAATCAATAATTCACTATTAAATTACAAGGTCAAAATGCcagttttcttctcttcaaaGAACCATCCAAATGAGCAAATTCATGTTGATTTTAACCCAAAACTGCATGTCCCACTGCCCCAAACCCTCCTGCACTCCTGGGGTGAGTGAGGActgtgacattcacattctctggacagagagacataattctgtctctcagaatTTCttagagaagcacagagagaagaagagaaaacaatcttgaTCTCTGCTCCTTCATTTTCCCCATGTGGgatgtggtgtggagattgttcacctgaacagattatttaattaaattctaGTGAGTTATTTAAGTTCAATGACCAACAAAAACCAGCTATATCTCAGACTCTCAACAGAGAGTCGCGAACTGATTAATTagttaaataagtaaataaaaatgtataaaataatagaatatCTCTTTGAAGGACACCCACAGCCCCACCCCGGGGCTCCTGCTGGGCTTGCCTGAGGGTTTTCCTCTGCATGTCCTCGTCGGTGATGCCGTGGTACACCAGGGTCTCGTTCCACACCGGGTTCCGGGTGTTGCGCAGCGTCTTCGTCCTCAGCTTGTTCGACTGAGAGACCAAAAACCACAGGGGAATTgcacctccctccctgcccaaaccccagctcctgccagggatTGTCACATCTGGCACAGCTGGGTGGTGGTGAGCTCAAGCAGAGGGGACTTGGTGACACGTGGTGGTTGGGAGAGCCTGGATTTTGTCATTCCCTGGGGTTTATTCCCtcaaggagaggggaaaaggtgcccagggcaggatgTGGGGGCTCAGCTCACAGTTCTCATGGTCTAAGGGAGGTGACACAGAAGCCATCACTTGCCTGTGTGTCTTTCACAACCACAcatccaaaatttaaaaaaaaaataaattgaaatgaCTATCAGCAaatgagagcagcaggaatcaAACCAATCCTCAGCATCACACCTGGATTTCCTCTGAACAATACCAATACCTCCTGCACAAAGCAAAGCTGTAAAATCAATCCAATGATTTTATTATCAGTTTTCCCCTGGTTTTACTCCTGGTTCCTTCGAGCAAACTCTGCTGCACCCTCTAAGCAAAGAGCCAGCACTGCTGGTGGTCATTCCTTCCTCAAGATTTGCCCACCCAgaccagcccagctgggcagggagattTCCAGGAATTTCCAGGATGGAGCCAGAGTTTCCCCCATGGCtctctccccacagctccaaCAAGAATGTGCTGCAGCTTCCAAGCAAATGGATAACTCCAACCCTGGGCATAATTAGATTTTTGGGCAGATGTTTTGTGATGCATTAACAGCAATGCCTCCTCTGGAGCTTCcctccagccctgagcagatTCCTGCCTGCAGGATGAGCTGTTCCTCGGGTCTGGGAGAGCATCTGGGAGCATCCTCCCTGTTCAGAGATACCCCCGGGGAAAaacagcagccagcagagacATCAACAGGGAAAATCTGATCTGAAGGAGGGACCTGAGGGGGATTTGAGAAacctctgctccatccccagcaccAAACCTGGCAAAGCCTCACCTTGCTGGCTCCGGGCAGGAGGTGCAGCTTCACATAGGGATCAGCCAGGCCATTGGAATCCATTGGTTTTAAGCCCTAAAAAATAACAAAGGGAATACAGGATGTGAATCCTCCTTCAGCAAAgccaaggaggagaaaaatctgCCCATGAAAAGCTCAAAGAGAAGATGTGTGAAGTGACCCAAGAGCCTGTGCCCTGAGCAACTGTGGGTGCCAGGATGTGCTGAAACATCTGACCCATCCCTGGAAAAATCAGAGTTGTAGAATCACAGCATGGTgtgtgttggaagagacctcaaaTATCATCAAGTCCCACCCCCAGCCACGAGCAGGGACaatttccactatcccaggctgctccaaaccctgtccaacctggccttgaacacttccagggatgaggcagccacaggcagTTTCTCTGGAAGGATTGTTCCAGGGCATCACCACTCCCACAGATCTCTTGGATCCACACAAGGAAATGCCCCCCAACCCtccccagccaggagcagctgtgcctggagcCTCCCAAgggagcagcctctgccagcagccacaTGGCTTCCTTCCCATTGTACCAGGGAAATGGGAGCCAGGTGGATTTAAATcagggaaaagggggggaaggagcagctctTGCCTTGGCCTTGATGAGGGTGCAGTGCAGGGAGCTGTTGTCCTGGTCATAGAGCAGGCTGAACTCCAGAGCTCCCAGTGTGGCTGACagcaaaggaggaggaagaaacaaCCTCGTTAAAACCCCAGCCAATAACCGCATTTAATCATCCCCGATTAGTAATAATTAGAAAGATTTGCGGGTCCAATGTAAAAGCTGTTTAATGCAGTGAcaccgtgctgccagcagcCAAACCACCACAAATCCAGGTGGATTCGGGAGctctgcacagctttgcagggcagggactgcccaGGGAGACCAGGCAGGGGCTCTGCAGCTGACTCCAATAGTCCCCAGGCAAAGGAGGAGTAAACCCTACCAGTCTTCCCACAGCAATTCCACCCCGGAGCACCCTGAGGAGATGCTCCAGCTCggacagcagctcctcccaaggcTGGGGCTCAGAGTCCAGCTCCTGTCTTGGCTTTCTGGAAACCAGCTcaggctcctgctccttcatcctcATCCCAGGGATGAAGAGCAGGCACAGACGACATCAATCCAAGCACCTGCTCCCGACCCGGAGCAGCTCTTCCCACCCAGGTTGTTCCACCACAGATCCTCCCCATCAAATCCCCACCCGAGCTCCAAACCCCGCAGGGAAGCATCATTCCCTAAAGACTTTCCCTGCCGGACACCCACCTCCTCACGCCCCCCCAGCAACCTCCTCCAAATCCCACATTTCCCAAAGAAGCTCCCTCCCTGGGTGGGTACGTACTGCCTTCATCCGAGTCGTAGCTGTTggcgtcctcctcctcttcctcgcggggctgctgctgccgctgcggggccgcggctgcggccgggggctgcggggctgccgggggctGCCAGGCCGGCCGCTCCTCCCTGCCGGCAAAGCCCCCGGCCCGCTCCTCCCTGGCGGCGCCGCGGGCCGGCTCCGGGGGGCTCGCTGCGGACGGGGACCCCGTTAGCCCCCGGCCCGctccgccccgcagccccccgcaGCCGGCCCGGCGTTACCTTGTCTCTCCGGGAAGCgggcgggacccccgggacccggCCTTGCCGCTGCGGCCGCCGGCGCTGGGGACAGAGGTGGCATCACCGGGTGTCCCCTGGTGCCCGCCGAGCCGCCCGCGGGGCAtccccggggccgccgctccCATCGCGTCCTACCTGCGGGTCCAGCGGCGGCGGGACCGGCcgcggctgccggggctggccgctGGCCTTGCACGGAGCTGGTTCTCTTCACACCTGCGAGGACAGGGGACGGTCAGCAGAGACCACCCCCGGGGGGCTCCCGGCTTGGCGTCCCCCCGCGATCTGAGCTTGCAGGGCCGCGGCTCCGCTCTCACCGGGGCTCCTGCTGACCCCGCTCTCGGCAGCGGAGTCGCGGCTGTCGCCGTCCCCACCGGTGGCCTCGCCGCCGCACGGAGCCGCCCGGCCCTCGGCCGCTTTGCGGCTTCCCCGGGCGGCCGCTGTGGCGTCGGTgcctgcagggagagggggaaaggagCAGTGAGGATGGGAAAGCGAGCTGCCACCCCTGGGCGCTGCCCGGCctgggggcagcagcagggggaCAATGGGTACGGCCACTGCGGCAGCACCTCCCGAGCTGCGGGCACTGcggcaggagggctctgcaccaTCAAACCTGCTCACCAAATCCCCAAGGACACGACAGTCCCACGGGAAAACAAGGCCTGAGGCATCCATCACCTGGTCCTCAGCACCCTGAGGGGACCACAGCTCCACATTCcttggatttggggtgggggggatcctattttccttctgctgatCATCTCCCATTTATTAAGGAGACAGCCGTggcagctgcctctgcctctcCCTTCCATCACCCAGCGTCCCAGCGGATGAATCCCAGCCCGGCGCTCCGGGGTGATGAATTGCGACCCCACGGACGTGATGGGAAAGGTCTCGGCGCtcacctggctgctgctggagacgCCAGGGATAAATCTTTGCCGTGACATAAATGGGCTGTTTCTCCTTGGCTGGGCTCTCAGGGTCACCGGGCGCGAAGACAAAGCGGAACGCAACAGATTGGcggggggaaaggaggagggagagagggaaaaacacCGGGAATGctgaagagcagggagggggggAACGAGCatccaggagcaggagccccGTGGTGCAGAGAGAGCCgtgcaataaataattttccaagGGAACTGTAGGAAAATcatgaggagcaggagcatGCTGAGCACCGGGAGGGACGTGCGGAGCTGGCAAAGCCTTCCCGACTCCAGGATGAATAAAAGCTGCCCGTGGGGCTGGGAGGTTTAACAGCACCGGCTGGGGGTGTGATTAAATAGCCTTGATTAATGCTTTCCCcaactgctgctgcagggaagagGGAGATCATCAACTGGGGACATCAAAACCTGGGCTAAAGGGGAGGATTCCACGCAGGAACTGCCCCCTCAACCCCTCTTCGCCAAGGAAGAGGAGGGTTTGCAGCCACTGCACTGCTCCCAACTTAATAATCACCCAAATGAGGAGCAGACGGTGTTGGACAGGGATCAGAGATCCTCATCCCCTTGGCATCCCATGTGGAAGTGTGAAAAGGGGGGCTGTTCCTCAAAATGAACTCCCAGGGAGTCCTCCTGTCTCTCCAAACCTTCCCAGCAGGAGCCACGTGGGGGTCGGGCTCTTGTCCCGGGTAAGAAgaaacaggacaagaggaaacagcttcAAGTTATGCCTGGGGATGTTTGGGTTGCATATTAGGGAAATTTTCTTCACTGGAAGGATTGTCCAACCCTGACacagctgccccatccctgtgaGGGGATCTAACAGCAGTGTGGATGTGGCCCTTGGGGACAGCGGTCAgcggtggccttggcagtgctggaggaatGCTTGAACTCAATGGGCTTTGAGGGCTTTTCCAAAGTGGATGATTccacccctggaagtgctgGAGGGTGCAAGGAATAACCAGAACAGGC
Proteins encoded in this window:
- the RPH3A gene encoding rabphilin-3A, yielding MTDAVLGGSSDRWMCPSDRTMSLRASSEKEQLPAGWAAQPERQRKGEELTDEEKEIINRVIARAEKMEEMEQERIGRLMTRLEDMRRSVLGDGVNRCILCGEQLGTRGSACVVCEDCKKNVCTKCGVQTTNNRPQAIWLCKICSEQREVWKRSGAWFFKGLPKQMLPQPMPVSKKGPQTPSEPRPAEPPTPDPKVPSRAPSRGQADAEDTEGTDATAAARGSRKAAEGRAAPCGGEATGGDGDSRDSAAESGVSRSPGVKRTSSVQGQRPAPAAAAGPAAAGPAAPAAAAARPGPGGPARFPERQASPPEPARGAAREERAGGFAGREERPAWQPPAAPQPPAAAAAPQRQQQPREEEEEDANSYDSDEGTTLGALEFSLLYDQDNSSLHCTLIKAKGLKPMDSNGLADPYVKLHLLPGASKSNKLRTKTLRNTRNPVWNETLVYHGITDEDMQRKTLRISVCDEDKFGHNEFIGETRVALKKLKANQKKNFNICLERVIPTKRTGTTGASRGMALYEEEVDRGGDVEERGKILVSLMYSTQQGGLVVGIVRCVHLAAMDANGYSDPFVKLWLKPDMGKKAKHKTQIKKKTLNPEFNEEFFYDIKHSDLAKKSLDISVWDYDIGKSNDYIGGCQLGITAKGERLKHWYECLKNKDKKIERWHTLQNENHVASD